A region of Bacillus rossius redtenbacheri isolate Brsri chromosome 2, Brsri_v3, whole genome shotgun sequence DNA encodes the following proteins:
- the LOC134529680 gene encoding ras-related protein Rap-2a, whose amino-acid sequence MREFKVVVLGSGGVGKSALTVQFVSGCFMEKYDPTIEDFYRKEIEVDNSPCVLEILDTAGTEQFASMRDLYIKNGQGFVVVYSLTNHQTFQDIKTMKDLITRVKGTERVPILLVANKVDLENQREVETNEGDGLARIWGCPFVEASAKNRTNVNEVFAEIVREMNVSPEKEKKSYCCCSLL is encoded by the coding sequence ATGCGCGAGTTTAAAGTAGTTGTCCTCGGTTCGGGCGGGGTTGGTAAAAGTGCACTTACGGTACAATTCGTGTCTGGTTGTTTCATGGAAAAATATGACCCAACAATTGAGGATTTCTACAGGAAGGAGATAGAGGTTGATAATTCACCATGTGTGTTGGAAATATTGGACACGGCAGGTACAGAGCAGTTTGCAAGTATGCGCGATTTGTACATTAAAAACGGACAAGGTTTTGTTGTGGTTTACAGTTTGACAAATCACCAAACGTTCCAAGATATCAAAACAATGAAAGATCTTATTACTCGCGTTAAAGGAACAGAAAGGGTGCCAATCCTACTCGTTGCTAACAAAGTTGATCTTGAAAATCAACGTGAAGTTGAAACTAATGAAGGCGACGGTTTGGCTCGCATTTGGGGTTGCCCATTTGTTGAAGCAAGCGCCAAAAACAGGACAAATGTGAATGAAGTGTTTGCAGAAATCGTAAGGGAAATGAATGTCAGTCCAGAAAAAGAGAAGAAAAGTTATTGCTGCTGCTCATTACTGTAA